The genomic DNA TAATCTGACTGACTTGGTACCTCAGGCACGAAAGTGAAATGTACAAGGCTCTTCTAAATGAGTTTGATAAACACCAGAGAGAGCTGATGACTGAAAATGCTGAGCTGAAGAAAGTCCTCCAGCAAATTAAACAGGAAATGGTGGGCATTTTAAGCCCCAAAAAACCAAGCGGTGGAACACTAAAAGAGGAGAAACGCACAGACTTCACAGACCAGGCGAGTCCATTATGATTTTGAGCAAGCATATCAAATACATCTAATTTAGTTAAATAGGTAGAATATTTGCTGTTTTATGATTCCATCATgaaatgtatgttttttatgTCCAGCAAATAACTTCTGATGAGGAGGAGAATTCCTGCATGGAGGGGATGTCATGTGATCATGCTCGGGAACAGCTTAGCAACAGCATCCGTCTGCAGTGGAGGAAGCTCAAACACCATGTGGAAAACCTAGACAACAAGGGTATACTGAAACATGAACATCCTCCATGTTTTTCCACTGGGCACACCCGTGGAGGTCTTCAGAAAAACTTCAGGCTATCCATAAGATGAAGGTGTATGTCAGTTGAGCAGTGGGTTGTGTGATCTGCAGTAGGTTGAGAGAGGGAAATTAATGTTATAGTGAACAACAAAATACACATTTCATTACCTGCATTACCTGATCTAGTGTAGGTATACCAGATGTCTAAACTACAGAAGTGTTTTTCTTGCAAAAATACAACTGATTTAGAATCAGTGATGCAATATTACATGACATTAAAGAAGACTGTGATTTCAGTTATTTGTTTTCCAGCCTCGCTGGTGCAGCTGGGGCAAGAGAACAGTGAGGAGATGATTTCCAAAGAGGTCCAtcaggaggagatggagagactcAAGGTGGAGATCCAGCAATGCAAGGACTTCATTAACACTCAACAGCAGCTCCTGCAGGTAAAGAGCGATGCTAAGGAATTTCGCTTTCCACCTttgatatgtgtgtggtgtagatggtggttCTTATCTATGTAATCAATAGCAACAGCTCAGCACGCCATGGGATGAAGAGACTGCCGCTGTACTGACTGACTGCTACATGTTAGAAGAAAAGGAGCGCTTGAAAGAGGAATGGAGAACATTTGAAGAGCAGAAGACGAACTTTGAAATGGAGAGGAGGACTTTCACAGAGGCAGCAATTAGACTGGGCCATGAGGTTATTAGTCTAATTATGAATAaaaaatttattgtaattttcACATCATACATTTCTCTAACAAATGTATCTCACATCAGAGTCACTGGTTGGGTTGGATTTGTTACATGTTTTTTGGTAAACAGCCAGGATAAGTGCTTTTCTACACATGTGTGAGAATGCTAATCTCTCaaacagttttacaatcgacatctaaacaattacagaaatataagcaaataaattattcacccgtgtctattcaatctgttttggaaggtgaggggttaagtgagcctgtgtctccccctatcaggactgtgatgcccgctgttcgtttacagagggcctggcagttataattcagcgcaataccaatttcaaatgacagtaaaattgaccaatcatatctgccgtcttagtgggcgggcttaactgtatgataatttccgcccgctgtggcgacgctagctgtcgttagcctaccgccgctagctagtttcgattcatccctttgacgtcctcatttacatatttacatattccgcttccgagaaccacggagctgtgaaccttattttgtttggaaacttattttgcttaacaagttatctagtacaaatgttattgtttattgcgcttctaaagctatactgtcatctcggttttttctttattgcagtttattaggagaggaaaaacaaaaaaatttcggggggggggggtgtggtagcgggcccaggtttaatggtcacggttcgctactgtctCAAACACACCATTGTGCAACATTGTCCATGACACAACTGGCCTCTTAAGTGGAAACACAGTTACTTGCATTCCCCATGGATGATCCCAGCTTGTAGTTTGCTGAAAGTTTGGATATTACTGATGCAATGTTTTATAAAATGAATCTGTAGACAACATAGGTGTAACACCATTGGAACAAACGCAAAAAGTTGTTTACCAAGCATTGTGTTCTTGGTACATTTTATTTTGCAGAGGAAAATGTTTGAAGAAGACCGTGCAACCTGGCTAAAACATCAATTTTTGAACATGACATTCACAGACCAAGTGAACATAAAGACTCAAAATGCCCTAACAGAATGTAAGTATCATTTTTTTAAACTTTAACGCATGGATATTTTGGATACAGTCAAACTCAAATAGAGAGATCATTGTATTCTAATTTTCATACAGATGCTGTTCAAGAACAGAAACACATATCATCTCCCAAAACTCCACTCTAGAGTGTACTGGCCCAATGAAAGTGTCCGAGAGGACTAGACCCACTTTGGAACAGATCAGGAAGGGATCAGAGTCCAGTTAACTTTTTTGCTAAAGGATTATTTACATTTGTTATTAAGGAATACTCTgtgttatttacatatttacagtaAGGGATACTCTCTGTGCTATCTGTGCTAACAACATTTTAGGAATTTTATCATTGTTTTTATTCTTGAATAATTACTGGTTAAAAGTTGCAGAACCATGTATGCATAGCATGCTTTAGCATTTCACTTTGCCCTACAGTTCTTTTTATCTAAACAGAAAATATGTACAACATACTAATGCCATTTGTAAAAGTCCAGATGTAGAGATGATGACAAGAAAATATACTAGTatgtaaatgtcttgttcaGTCGTAGCATTAACTATCATAGATTTTTAAGCTTGCATTAAGCCACTGTAATAGTCTATTTAGTGCCACTTAGTTTTGTAGATTTTTACTATTTGCTGCTAGTAAGTTTTTTCTTTTATCATTTAGATCTTCTCATTTAGAAGTTACCTGGTTCAccatgaagtttttttttttgcattatatAGTTCTGTCTGTAGATACCTAGAGCCAAGCAACTGTGGAATTCATTATTTGAATTATTCATTAATTACTTGTAAAACCTTAAATAAATTAGTTTTATATGTTCAAAACgtgtatatttttcttttttgtgctataaatgaataatttaataatcaaatgattTATTCTATGATCACAGAAGAGAGCATGTGAAATAAAAACAGTATAGGCTTGCAGCACCTCCCTTACCACAAAGAGGACATGCAAGCCCATCAGTTAGAATGTGGCAGATACAGGTACAGACATGCTTAATTTGGAACTGTAAAAGACCCTATGGGGTGATAGACAAATGTGTGTCCTGGTCCTCGAGGAAGTTGTCCTGGATCCCCACACGGATGTAGAGTATGAATAATTCAGGTATCATGGTCTTAGACATGGTGTCAGGAACAGCAATCAcgcccgtgaccgccagagggAGCCATCGCCGGAATATTAACCAGCACACCTGAATCCACTGAAGcactcaccacaccctctctcaccaAATGGACTCTGTATACACACTCCatttgcgaagtattgcctccccgTGTTGCACTATCAAGCCGTTACTTAATACTCTGTCTAGATTCCTGGTTACAGATCCTAGCTCTGCCCTCTTGATACATTCCCGTTTGCCTAGTCCTTCTGTACCTCTGCCTGCAACCTTTGGATTGttctggtttttgactctctgcctggttttttgactctccctttttgccttgccctttttgtgctgctgcctgcttTCCCTACGGGGTCTGCTTGTTCCTTTTTGTTTAATAAACCTACGTATTGTTCACCTGCGTATGGATCCCTCACTACCTTTGGGTACACCACCGTTACACATGACATTTCTCAGTTAACTAACCTAAGGATACCTTGGAGCATAATTTACAATGATTagtatcagtagcgaaccgtgaccattaaacctgggcccgctaccacacccccccccccccccccccgaaatttttttgtttttcctctcctaataaactgcaataaagaaaaaaccgagatgacagtatagctttagaagcgcaataaacaataacatttgtactagataacttgttaagcaaaataagtttccaaacaaaataaggttcacagctccgtggttctcggaagcggaatatgtaaatatgtaaatgaggacgtcaaagggatgaatcgaaactagctagcggcggtaggctaacgacagctagcgtcgccacagcgggcggaaattatcatacagttaagcccgcccactaagacggcagatatgattggtcaattttactgtcatttgaaattggtattgcgctgaattataactgccaggccctctgtaaacgaacagcgggcatcacagtcctgatagggggagacacaggctcacttaacccctcaccttccaaaacagattgaatagacacgggtgaataatttatttgcttatatttctgtaattgtttagatgtcgattgtaaaactgtaagtagataaaattaaattggataattatatatatatatatatatatatatatatatatatatatatatatatatatatatataatatatatatatatatataatatatatatatatatatatatatatatatatatatatatatatatatatattatatatatatatatatatatatatatatatatatatatatatatatatatatatataatgttttaagaatattttaggccctctgagagggcgtagagggccctgacggttccccactgattagTATTTATATACAGAGGTTTGTAGCCTCTGAACCACAGGATTTTCATATGCCAAGTTACCTACCAAGGGGTAACAGTGAGCTTGTTTGTGACTGTTTTCATCCAAACGCCCTGTTGCTGAGTGACAGAGTATAGCCATATTTTCTATGACCATGAAATACGAATGAATTATGTTACACATATAGCATTTTTCTCAGTACCCAATGACACTTTAAAATCAATACACAGCACAATGCTTTCACATGCAGTCAATACACCAGAGAGAAGTGGCAGCTAACTACTATATTCTCTGCTGGAAGCCACAGCCCCTGATGCTACGGGACAACATCAAGTGAGGAAGGGGGGAGAGGATTACACACAGGATagtacaccatcacacacagtcacaccaatTCTTAGGGTAACCTCAATGTTTCTGGATTTTAGGGTAACAAatgtttatggattatgaaaaGAAACCAGAGACCTAAGAGGAAATTCACACAGGCATGATAAGAAGACATGGGCACCCGAGACCATAGTGCTGAGAGGCAAGCAAGCTAAacaccaagccaccatgctgcCCACGGTTTTAGGGAAGGGTCCCAAAATTCGTGGGTCACCACTGATGACCCTCATGTTCGTCCCTTATTTGCTTTAGCATCTTTGTTTTCCTTCATAACCCCTAGCGCCTGTGCTTGTTGGAAAACAGAAACTAGAATGTTAGTAATAGTCTT from Brachyhypopomus gauderio isolate BG-103 chromosome 12, BGAUD_0.2, whole genome shotgun sequence includes the following:
- the LOC143528569 gene encoding afadin- and alpha-actinin-binding protein-like isoform X1, with amino-acid sequence MPESSFEGISNIYVYSAMPSSRQYSQSTIPLHPFRHYSGTAEFCTEENTSECMMYISQELLALGLSSIFFDLNGIRELDVIPALNSMYGLLQLHRRAVGMVAELEVEQLRVSSDLHCQQLSSSKLKDQLELSKKENVRLCERERQLEANIKALHNCLKNEKEEVQKLQNVIASRATQYNHNLKKKEREFSKLKERLNQLLTDKKDQKHGMDVLNYVGRSDGKRSQWKTGKADARHESEMYKALLNEFDKHQRELMTENAELKKVLQQIKQEMVGILSPKKPSGGTLKEEKRTDFTDQQITSDEEENSCMEGMSCDHAREQLSNSIRLQWRKLKHHVENLDNKVICFPASLVQLGQENSEEMISKEVHQEEMERLKVEIQQCKDFINTQQQLLQQQLSTPWDEETAAVLTDCYMLEEKERLKEEWRTFEEQKTNFEMERRTFTEAAIRLGHERKMFEEDRATWLKHQFLNMTFTDQVNIKTQNALTEYAVQEQKHISSPKTPL
- the LOC143528569 gene encoding afadin- and alpha-actinin-binding protein-like isoform X2, translated to MPESSFEGISNIYVYSAMPSSRQYSQSTIPLHPFRHYSGTAEFCTEENTSECMMYISQELLALGLSSIFFDLNGIRELDVIPALNSMYGLLQLHRRAVGMVAELEVEQLRVSSDLHCQQLSSSKLKDQLELSKKENVRLCERERQLEANIKALHNCLKNEKEEVQKLQNVIASRATQYNHNLKKKEREFSKLKERLNQLLTDKKDQKHGMDVLNYVGRSDGKRSQWKTGKADARHESEMYKALLNEFDKHQRELMTENAELKKVLQQIKQEMVGILSPKKPSGGTLKEEKRTDFTDQQITSDEEENSCMEGMSCDHAREQLSNSIRLQWRKLKHHVENLDNKVICFPASLVQLGQENSEEMISKEVHQEEMERLKVEIQQCKDFINTQQQLLQLSTPWDEETAAVLTDCYMLEEKERLKEEWRTFEEQKTNFEMERRTFTEAAIRLGHERKMFEEDRATWLKHQFLNMTFTDQVNIKTQNALTEYAVQEQKHISSPKTPL
- the LOC143528569 gene encoding afadin- and alpha-actinin-binding protein-like isoform X3; the encoded protein is MPESSFEGISNIYVYSAMPSSRQYSQSTIPLHPFRHYSGTAEFCTEENTSECMMYISQELLALGLSSIFFDLNGIRELDVIPALNSMYGLLQLHRRAVGMVAELEVEQLRVSSDLHCQQLSSSKLKDQLELSKKENVRLCERERQLEANIKALHNCLKNEKEEVQKLQNVIASRATQYNHNLKKKEREFSKLKERLNQLLTDKKDQKHGMDVLNYVGRSDGKRSQWKTGKADARHESEMYKALLNEFDKHQRELMTENAELKKVLQQIKQEMVGILSPKKPSGGTLKEEKRTDFTDQQITSDEEENSCMEGMSCDHAREQLSNSIRLQWRKLKHHVENLDNKASLVQLGQENSEEMISKEVHQEEMERLKVEIQQCKDFINTQQQLLQQQLSTPWDEETAAVLTDCYMLEEKERLKEEWRTFEEQKTNFEMERRTFTEAAIRLGHERKMFEEDRATWLKHQFLNMTFTDQVNIKTQNALTEYAVQEQKHISSPKTPL
- the LOC143528569 gene encoding afadin- and alpha-actinin-binding protein-like isoform X4, translated to MPESSFEGISNIYVYSAMPSSRQYSQSTIPLHPFRHYSGTAEFCTEENTSECMMYISQELLALGLSSIFFDLNGIRELDVIPALNSMYGLLQLHRRAVGMVAELEVEQLRVSSDLHCQQLSSSKLKDQLELSKKENVRLCERERQLEVQKLQNVIASRATQYNHNLKKKEREFSKLKERLNQLLTDKKDQKHGMDVLNYVGRSDGKRSQWKTGKADARHESEMYKALLNEFDKHQRELMTENAELKKVLQQIKQEMVGILSPKKPSGGTLKEEKRTDFTDQQITSDEEENSCMEGMSCDHAREQLSNSIRLQWRKLKHHVENLDNKVICFPASLVQLGQENSEEMISKEVHQEEMERLKVEIQQCKDFINTQQQLLQQQLSTPWDEETAAVLTDCYMLEEKERLKEEWRTFEEQKTNFEMERRTFTEAAIRLGHERKMFEEDRATWLKHQFLNMTFTDQVNIKTQNALTEYAVQEQKHISSPKTPL